One segment of Nocardioides sp. QY071 DNA contains the following:
- a CDS encoding DNA alkylation repair protein gives MSLPAAVRTSLRAAADASLAPGQQAYMKSAMPFLGVRVPDVRRLVRALVRELGVHDPLELTTAARELWDDATHREERYAAAALVGLRPLRGDLSLVPFHEHVARSGAWWDHVDEAAHRVAELHDAHPVETAQVVRRWSTDDGSFWVRRLAIISQLGRGDRVDLDLLVAVLEPNLADGEFFIRKAVGWSLREVAKVHPEWVRAYAAGHEMSPLSRREALKHL, from the coding sequence GTGTCGCTGCCGGCCGCGGTCCGCACCTCGTTGCGGGCCGCGGCCGACGCGTCCCTTGCCCCGGGCCAGCAGGCGTACATGAAGTCGGCGATGCCCTTCCTCGGCGTCCGCGTTCCCGACGTACGCCGCCTGGTTCGCGCCCTCGTGCGCGAGCTCGGCGTCCACGACCCCCTGGAGCTGACGACCGCCGCACGCGAGCTGTGGGACGACGCCACCCACCGCGAGGAGAGGTACGCCGCGGCGGCCCTGGTCGGCCTGCGTCCCCTGCGCGGCGACCTGTCGCTGGTGCCCTTCCACGAACACGTCGCGCGCAGCGGCGCCTGGTGGGACCACGTCGACGAGGCCGCCCACCGGGTCGCCGAGCTGCACGACGCGCACCCGGTCGAGACCGCGCAGGTCGTGCGCCGCTGGTCGACCGACGACGGGTCCTTCTGGGTGCGCCGGCTCGCGATCATCTCCCAGCTCGGCCGCGGGGACCGGGTCGACCTCGACCTGCTGGTTGCGGTGCTGGAGCCCAACCTCGCCGACGGCGAGTTCTTCATCCGCAAGGCGGTCGGGTGGTCGCTGCGGGAGGTCGCGAAGGTGCACCCGGAGTGGGTCCGCGCCTACGCCGCCGGCCACGAGATGAGCCCGCTGAGCCGACGCGAGGCCCTCAAACACCTGTAG